One Salmo salar chromosome ssa01, Ssal_v3.1, whole genome shotgun sequence DNA window includes the following coding sequences:
- the LOC106588908 gene encoding zinc finger FYVE domain-containing protein 1 → MSGHGSSEKEINTSLICQESYACGGSEEAAFECDECRSLQCVRCEQELHSQEGLQNHERVAIGPWHVPYCDNCRGGKERPVNGRRHRSVVRCQSCKVNLCQPCRKSTHNGGNKKKHPLTAYPPPPKPAELNSTPPPKPAEINSTPPPNPVEVKLTPPPKPAEINSTPPPNPVEVKLTPPPKPAEINLSLLVDEAEVQKTKLLEKVCSFLLVDANEEMQVKDDGAFVKKLNCKPDKLIKVVSVFGNTGEGKSHTLNHTFFIGREVFKTSPTQESCTVGVWAAFDPIHKVVVIDTEGLLGNSSNQGQRTRLLLKVLAISDLIIYRTHADRLHDDLFKFLCDASDAYLKHFTKELKATTARCGLDVPLSTLGPAVIIFHETVHTKLLGSDNSSESVDRLLLERFRKLGRFPEAFSSIQYRGTRTCSPPTDFGGLQRTLEQLLDNNATRSPRSPVVIFKALQALSERFNGEISDELIAHNCFFPDEYFTCSCLCLSCGSGCKNSMNHLGEGVCHEAKHRCRYSPQYDNRIYTCKACYEGGKEVVVVPKTSASSDSPWLGLARYAWSGYVIECPNCGVIYRSRQYWYGNQDPVDTVVRTEIQHIWPGADGFLKDNSNAAQRLLDGVNFMAQSVSELSVKPAKAVTSWLTDQIAPTYWKPNSLILTCLKCQEVFQDNDTKHHCRACGEGFCDTCSSKATPVPEKGWGLAPVRVCDTCYEQRATHTELLHAEVEDEEGGNLARKVGEAVSNTLGAVVTAIDIPLGLVKDAARPTYWVPDQDILSCHNCQCSFTAKLSKHHCRACGQGVCDECSLERRPVPSRGWDHPVRVCANCNQKPGDL, encoded by the exons ATGAGTGGTCATGGTTCATCAGAAAAGGAAATTAACACCAGTCTAATTTGTCAAGAGAGCTATGCTTGTGGGGGCTCAGAAGAGGCTGCTTTTGAATGTGACGAATGTAGAAGCTTGCAGTGTGTTCGCTGTGAGCAGGAACTCCATAGTCAAGAGGGCCTGCAGAACCATGAACGGGTAGCGATAGGCCCATGGCATGTACCCTACTGTGACAACTGCAGAGGAGGGAAGGAAAGGCCAGTGAATGGCCGCCGCCACAGGTCTGTCGTCCGCTGCCAGAGCTGCAAAGTCAACTTGTGCCAACCGTGTCGGAAAAGCACCCACAATGGAGGTAACAAGAAGAAGCACCCACTCACTGCCTATCCTCCTCCACCCAAACCTGCAGAGCTCAACTCAACCCCTCCACCCAAACCTGCAGAGATCAACTCAACCCCTCCACCAAATCCTGTTGAAGTCAAATTAACCCCTCCACCCAAACCTGCAGAGATCAACTCAACCCCTCCACCAAATCCTGTTGAAGTCAAATTAACCCCTCCACCCAAACCTGCAGAGATCAATTTAAGCTTATTGGTAGACGAGGCAGAAGTCCAGAAGACAAAACTTCTGGAGAAAGTCTGCAGTTTTCTTCTGGTTGATGCGAATGAGGAGATGCAG gtAAAGGACGATGGCGCGTTTGTGAAGAAATTGAACTGCAAGCCTGACAAGCTGATCAAGGTGGTGTCCGTCTTTGGCAACACAGGAGAGGGCAAATCCCACACTCTGAACCACACTTTCTTCATAGGCAGGGAAGTGTTCAAGACCTCCCCCACACAGGAGTCCTGCACAGTGGGGGTGTGGGCGGCATTCGACCCTATCCACAAGGTGGTGGTCATTGACACAGAGGGCCTGCTGGGTAACAGCTCCAACCAGGGCCaaagaacacgtctccttctcaAGGTGCTAGCTATCTCCGACCTCATAATCTACCGCACCCATGCCGACCGCCTCCATGACGACCTCTTCAAGTTTCTGTGCGACGCGTCGGACGCCTACCTGAAGCATTTTACCAAGGAGCTGAAGGCCACTACGGCCCGCTGTGGCCTTGATGTACCTCTGTCCACCCTGGGTCCGGCCGTCATCATCTTCCATGAGACCGTCCACACCAAGCTGCTGGGCTCAG ACAACTCATCAGAGTCTGTAGATCGGTTGCTACTTGAGCGGTTCAGGAAGCTAGGCCGTTTCCCAGAGGCATTCAGCTCCATCCAGTACCGAGGCACACGTACCTGCAGCCCCCCAACAGACTTTGGTGGCCTACAGCGCACCCTGGAGCAGCTGCTGGACAACAACGCCACCCGCTCCCCTCGCTCCCCAGTCGTCATCTTCAAAGCCTTGCAG GCCCTGAGTGAGCGCTTCAATGGGGAGATCTCTGATGAGCTCATAGCCCACAATTGCTTCTTCCCCGACGAGTACTTCACCTGCTCCTGCCTCTGCCTCAGTTGCGG CTCTGGCTGCAAGAACAGCATGAACCACCTTGGGGAGGGGGTGTGTCATGAGGCCAAACACCGCTGCCGGTACTCACCCCAATACGACAATCGCATCTACACCTGTAAG GCCTGTTACGAAGGGGGAAAGGAAGTGGTGGTGGTTCCCAAGACCTCTGCGTCCTCAGACTCTCCGTGGCTGGGCCTTGCTAGATATGCTTGGTCAGG gtacGTGATTGAATGTCCAAACTGTGGGGTGATCTATCGGAGCCGGCAGTACTGGTATGGGAACCAGGACCCAGTGGATACGGTGGTCCGCACTGAAATCCAGCATATATGGCCTGGG GCAGATGGATTCCTGAAGGACAATAGCAATGCAGCACAGCGTCTGCTGGATGGTGTTAACTTCATGGCCCAGTCTgtgtcagagctcagtgtgaaGCCTGCCAAGGCCGTCACCTCCTGGCTAACGGATCAGATCGCCCCGACCTACTGGAAACCCAACTCCCTCATCCTG ACATGCCTTAAGTGCCAAGAGGTCTTCCAAGACAACGATACCAAGCATCACTGCCGTGCCTGTGGGGAAGGGTTCTGTGACACATGCTCGTCCAAAGCCACGCCTGTCCCAGAGAAAGGCTGGGGTCTGGCCCCCGTGAGAGTCTGTGACACCTGTTATGAGCAGAGGGCCACACATACAG AGCTGTTGCACGCAGAGGTTGAAGATGAGGAAGGTGGAAACCTAGCCAGGAAGGTTGGAGAAGCAGTGTCAAACACACTGGGCGCCGTGGTTACTGCTATTGACATCCCACTGG GTCTGGTCAAGGATGCTGCGCGTCCCACCTACTGGGTGCCTGATCAGGATATCCTCTCTTGCCACAACTGCCAGTGCAGCTTCACTGCCAAGTTGTCCAAGCACCACTGTCGCGCCTGCGGGCAAGGCGTGTGTGACGAGTGCTCGCTGGAGCGTCGGCCGGTCCCGTCGCGGGGCTGGGACCACCCTGTCCGTGTTTGTGCTAACTGCAACCAGAAACCTGGAGACCTTTAA